The Prochlorococcus marinus str. MIT 9301 genome window below encodes:
- a CDS encoding NAD(+) kinase: MKLSLVLIVYRSDSSIAKEASKFCEEVLKAKNIKSKRIESDFYKDEIEKYFCNKELKPNIGIVLGGDGTFLKCANALADYDIPLLSINIGGNLGFLTQEKDFLFDKSFIEILEKEEYTIDFRNRLNCNVCINGTISEKKIIKSFDALNDFYFKSVEEDISPTNQIQIEIDNEKVNEYKGDGLIISTSTGSTAYSMAAGGPIVHPSIDAMIINPICPMSLASRPIVIPNTSKVIIKPVKKSKGEIKLWRDGSKCMTIKENYYCEIKKGQSPCKIIKFKKSTNYYNTLIKKLDWKGDLSQKYPKH; encoded by the coding sequence ATGAAACTCTCATTAGTGCTTATTGTATATCGTTCAGATAGTTCTATCGCTAAAGAGGCTTCTAAATTCTGTGAAGAAGTCCTCAAAGCTAAAAACATAAAATCAAAAAGAATTGAAAGTGATTTTTATAAAGATGAAATTGAAAAATATTTTTGTAATAAGGAATTAAAACCAAATATTGGCATAGTTCTTGGTGGAGATGGAACCTTTCTAAAATGTGCAAATGCTTTAGCTGATTATGATATTCCTTTGTTGAGCATTAATATTGGTGGAAATCTGGGTTTTCTTACACAAGAAAAAGATTTTTTGTTTGATAAATCTTTTATTGAAATACTTGAAAAAGAAGAATATACAATTGACTTTCGTAATAGATTAAACTGTAATGTCTGTATTAATGGGACAATTTCTGAGAAAAAGATAATAAAAAGTTTCGATGCGTTAAATGATTTTTATTTTAAATCTGTTGAAGAAGACATTTCTCCAACCAATCAAATACAGATTGAAATAGATAACGAGAAGGTTAACGAATATAAAGGTGATGGATTAATCATATCTACATCTACTGGCTCAACAGCCTACTCAATGGCTGCAGGGGGGCCAATAGTGCACCCAAGTATTGATGCGATGATAATTAACCCTATATGCCCGATGAGTTTGGCTAGTAGACCAATAGTCATACCTAATACAAGTAAGGTAATAATCAAACCTGTAAAAAAAAGTAAAGGGGAAATTAAATTATGGAGAGATGGTTCAAAATGTATGACCATCAAGGAAAATTATTATTGTGAGATCAAAAAAGGGCAATCACCCTGCAAAATAATAAAATTTAAAAAAAGCACTAATTACTACAATACCCTAATTAAAAAACTAGACTGGAAAGGCGATTTATCTCAAAAATATCCAAAACATTAA
- the nuoK gene encoding NADH-quinone oxidoreductase subunit NuoK: MSLESIPIQAFLIVSSSLFCIGIWGLLNSRNAVRVLMSIELMLNAVNINLMAFSSYIDNNLIQGQVFTIFVITVAAAEAAVGLAILLSLYRNRVTVDMESFNLLKW, translated from the coding sequence ATGAGTTTAGAATCAATTCCTATTCAAGCATTTTTAATAGTATCTTCATCACTATTCTGTATTGGTATTTGGGGATTATTAAATAGCAGAAATGCAGTAAGAGTTCTTATGAGCATTGAGTTAATGCTCAATGCAGTAAATATAAACCTAATGGCATTTTCTTCCTATATTGATAATAATTTAATACAAGGACAAGTTTTTACAATTTTTGTGATTACTGTTGCTGCCGCAGAAGCTGCTGTAGGGTTAGCTATCTTATTATCTCTTTATAGGAATAGGGTGACTGTAGATATGGAAAGTTTTAATTTATTAAAATGGTAA
- a CDS encoding nucleotidyltransferase family protein, giving the protein MKAMILAAGKGTRVQPITHVIPKPMIPILQKPVMEFLLELLREHNFKEIMVNVSHLAEEIENYFRDGQRFGVEIAYSFEGRIEDGELIGDALGSAGGLKKIQDFQSFFDETFVVLCGDALVDLDLTQAVKKHKQKGAIASLITKKVTKDQVSSYGVVVSDENGRIKAFQEKPTVDQALSDSINTGIYLFEPEIFNYIPSAEKFDIGADLFPKLVEMDLPFFALPMDFEWVDIGKVPDYWSAIRNVLQGKVRQVQIPGKEIKPGVFTGLNVAANWEKINITGPVYIGGMTRIEDGATIIGPSMIGPSCCICEGATIDNSIIFDYSKIGKGVRLMDKLVFGKYCVGKNGDHFDLQDASLDWLIADSRRSDLTEPSPQQKAMAELLGTDLINIPD; this is encoded by the coding sequence ATGAAGGCAATGATACTTGCGGCAGGTAAAGGCACACGTGTTCAGCCTATTACTCATGTGATTCCGAAACCGATGATTCCGATTTTACAAAAACCTGTTATGGAATTTCTCTTGGAACTTTTAAGAGAACATAACTTTAAGGAAATAATGGTAAATGTTTCACATCTGGCTGAAGAAATTGAAAATTATTTTAGGGATGGACAAAGATTTGGAGTAGAAATTGCTTATAGTTTTGAGGGAAGAATTGAAGATGGAGAATTAATAGGCGATGCTTTGGGATCAGCAGGAGGATTAAAAAAAATTCAGGATTTTCAAAGTTTTTTTGATGAAACTTTTGTTGTTTTATGTGGTGATGCTTTAGTTGATTTAGATTTAACTCAAGCTGTTAAAAAACATAAACAGAAAGGAGCTATTGCCAGCTTGATAACAAAGAAAGTAACTAAAGATCAAGTATCAAGTTATGGTGTAGTAGTTTCTGATGAAAATGGAAGAATAAAGGCTTTTCAGGAAAAGCCAACAGTTGATCAAGCTTTAAGTGATTCTATAAATACAGGAATTTATCTTTTCGAACCCGAAATTTTTAATTACATACCTTCAGCAGAGAAATTTGATATTGGAGCTGATCTTTTTCCTAAACTTGTTGAAATGGATTTACCATTTTTTGCATTACCAATGGATTTTGAATGGGTAGATATTGGGAAAGTTCCTGATTATTGGAGTGCTATTAGAAATGTATTGCAAGGCAAGGTAAGACAAGTACAAATACCAGGTAAGGAAATAAAACCAGGAGTTTTTACTGGTTTAAATGTAGCGGCTAACTGGGAAAAGATTAATATTACTGGGCCTGTTTACATAGGAGGAATGACTAGGATCGAGGATGGAGCAACTATTATTGGCCCCTCCATGATTGGACCAAGTTGTTGCATTTGCGAGGGAGCAACTATAGATAACTCAATTATTTTTGATTATTCTAAAATTGGTAAAGGTGTAAGACTTATGGATAAGTTAGTGTTTGGTAAATATTGTGTTGGGAAAAACGGAGATCATTTTGATTTGCAAGATGCATCTTTAGATTGGTTAATTGCAGATTCAAGAAGATCTGATTTGACTGAGCCATCGCCTCAGCAGAAAGCTATGGCAGAATTATTAGGTACTGATTTGATTAATATTCCAGACTAA
- a CDS encoding helix-turn-helix domain-containing protein: MQMVEEEVNNIDMMGLSAREMEIIDLVADGLTNQEIAVKLTISKRTVDNHVSNMFTKTGSKNRVALLNWAMDNGKICRDGFNCCTLPDSDQD, encoded by the coding sequence ATGCAAATGGTTGAAGAAGAAGTAAACAACATTGATATGATGGGTCTCTCAGCAAGAGAGATGGAAATCATTGATCTCGTAGCTGATGGGCTTACAAATCAAGAAATTGCGGTAAAGTTAACCATTAGTAAAAGAACTGTCGATAATCATGTAAGTAATATGTTTACAAAAACTGGTTCTAAAAACAGAGTAGCGCTTTTAAATTGGGCAATGGACAACGGCAAGATTTGTAGAGATGGATTTAATTGTTGTACACTTCCAGACTCTGATCAAGATTAG
- a CDS encoding methylenetetrahydrofolate reductase — protein sequence MKSKLQQTLEKRSKVITAELMPPRGGSPIRSLKIAQLLKDKVHAVNITDGSRAVMRMCSLAMSKLLLENGIEPVMQISCRDRNKIALQSDILGANALGIRNILCITGDSVKAGDQHDAKAVHEFESVRLLEQIQAFNQGIDPTLGELSDKKTSIFAGAAADPSCKNKRSLENRMRKKKEAGAGFVQTQMVMERQNLIDFCEQISNPLEIPVIAGVFLLKSYKNALFINKYVPGANIPENILNRLKNAKNPLQEGIKIAAEQAHDFINIADGVHIMAVKAEHLIPDILEKADISLEY from the coding sequence TTGAAATCAAAACTTCAGCAGACCTTAGAAAAAAGATCTAAGGTAATAACGGCAGAGTTAATGCCGCCAAGAGGTGGAAGCCCCATAAGATCTCTTAAGATAGCACAACTTTTGAAAGATAAGGTACACGCTGTTAACATTACTGATGGAAGCAGAGCTGTAATGAGAATGTGCAGCTTGGCAATGTCTAAACTATTACTGGAAAATGGGATAGAACCAGTAATGCAAATTTCTTGCAGGGATCGTAATAAAATTGCTTTACAATCAGACATTCTGGGAGCAAATGCTTTAGGAATTAGGAACATCTTGTGCATTACCGGTGATTCAGTAAAAGCTGGGGATCAACATGACGCCAAAGCCGTACATGAGTTTGAGTCAGTCAGATTGCTTGAACAAATTCAGGCTTTCAATCAAGGAATTGATCCTACTCTCGGAGAACTTTCGGATAAAAAAACATCTATTTTTGCAGGTGCTGCAGCTGATCCTAGTTGCAAAAATAAAAGAAGTTTAGAAAATAGAATGCGAAAAAAAAAAGAGGCTGGAGCTGGATTTGTACAAACTCAAATGGTTATGGAAAGACAAAATTTGATAGATTTTTGTGAACAAATTAGCAATCCTCTTGAAATTCCTGTAATTGCCGGTGTTTTCCTATTAAAGTCTTACAAAAACGCTCTCTTTATAAACAAATACGTTCCAGGCGCAAACATCCCTGAAAACATCTTAAATCGTCTTAAAAATGCTAAAAACCCTTTACAAGAGGGTATTAAAATTGCAGCAGAACAAGCTCATGATTTTATTAATATCGCAGATGGTGTTCATATAATGGCCGTAAAAGCAGAGCATTTAATTCCTGATATTCTTGAAAAAGCTGATATTAGTCTGGAATATTAA
- a CDS encoding CYTH domain-containing protein produces MALEIERRFLIKNDNWKEFINKKIPIEQGYLSNSLDGWIIRVRLTDKNSKIALKKHIKGFTNFEFEYSIPRSDAETILSNISNTIKKDRFFLEVEKKSWIVDCFKENNYPLKIAEIELSNEEEDLFIPSFISKEITGLTHYSNFNLANNPFSKWKEDYLTTFKSK; encoded by the coding sequence ATGGCCTTAGAGATAGAAAGAAGATTTCTTATAAAAAATGATAATTGGAAAGAATTCATAAATAAAAAAATTCCTATTGAACAAGGATATTTATCCAACAGTTTAGATGGTTGGATAATTAGAGTAAGGTTGACAGACAAAAATTCAAAAATTGCACTGAAAAAACATATTAAGGGCTTTACCAACTTTGAATTTGAATACTCCATTCCACGAAGCGATGCTGAAACAATACTTTCAAATATTTCAAATACAATTAAAAAAGATAGATTCTTTTTAGAAGTTGAAAAAAAATCTTGGATTGTAGATTGCTTTAAAGAAAATAATTATCCTCTTAAAATTGCAGAAATTGAACTTTCCAATGAAGAAGAAGATTTATTTATTCCATCTTTCATTTCAAAAGAAATTACTGGGCTGACCCATTACTCCAATTTCAATCTCGCTAACAATCCTTTTTCAAAGTGGAAAGAAGACTATTTAACAACTTTCAAAAGTAAGTAG
- a CDS encoding segregation/condensation protein A yields MLIKFLQDAAGKGELDPWDIDVISVIDSFLEQYSHTFNQSSNSQLSYHKDLAETSEAFFAASVLVNLKAQVLESDVFKENSSDFEDEFDMEDQDWIDKEFDIPKFPEKYLRRRSIAQPILKRTTTLGELVSQLESIAEVIETQDLLLMKRKRNKKYSDKALISQVKSLAHREKLPETTKALGKFIDGWEKALQWTDFEYLVKKWQTVVKNDLDKDRLGVFWALLFLSSENRIEIKQINSLYGPIQIKRIIPDGGLAQLPIENLEVSNASSSAA; encoded by the coding sequence TTGTTGATTAAGTTTCTTCAAGACGCAGCAGGCAAAGGAGAACTTGATCCATGGGATATTGATGTAATAAGTGTAATTGATAGTTTTTTAGAGCAATACTCTCATACTTTTAATCAATCTTCAAATAGTCAACTCTCCTATCATAAGGATTTAGCTGAGACCAGCGAAGCATTTTTTGCAGCCTCCGTGCTAGTTAATCTTAAGGCTCAGGTTTTGGAATCTGATGTCTTTAAAGAAAATTCTTCCGATTTTGAAGATGAATTTGACATGGAAGATCAAGATTGGATTGATAAAGAGTTTGATATTCCAAAATTCCCTGAAAAATATCTTAGGAGAAGATCAATTGCACAACCAATTCTTAAACGTACAACAACATTGGGAGAACTTGTAAGTCAGTTAGAGTCTATAGCAGAAGTTATAGAAACCCAAGATCTTCTGCTCATGAAGAGAAAAAGAAATAAAAAATATTCTGATAAGGCTTTAATTTCTCAAGTAAAATCTCTAGCACATCGCGAGAAACTTCCAGAAACCACTAAAGCATTGGGGAAATTTATTGATGGATGGGAAAAAGCATTACAATGGACAGATTTTGAATATTTAGTAAAGAAATGGCAAACAGTAGTAAAAAATGATTTGGATAAAGATCGGTTGGGAGTTTTTTGGGCTTTGTTATTTTTATCATCTGAGAATAGAATTGAAATTAAGCAAATTAATTCCTTATATGGTCCAATTCAAATTAAAAGAATAATACCTGATGGTGGCTTAGCTCAATTGCCTATAGAAAATCTTGAAGTGAGTAATGCCTCTTCATCGGCTGCTTAG